ACACGAACGCCGCGTCGGTGTCGGTGAGGATCGACTCGCCGGACAGCTTCCGCACGTCGTCGGGCCCGTCCTCGCGGTGGTAGAGGTGCGGTGCGACGGTGAGCCAGCCCTCCTCCGCGAGGGCGCTGCACACCGCCCGCACCCGGTCGGTGACCCCACGGGCCTCGTGCAGGAAGACGAGCCCCCCACGCACCACGTTGTCCGGTTCGGCGACGGTGAGGCGCAGCTCGGTGCCGTCGGTGAGGGGGAGGGTCTCGGTCCGGGTTTCGGTCATGCCGTGCAGGTAATCACGCCCTGGTGAACACGAGTCAACACCGTCATCCGGTCGGACCAGCGAGTTCCCCCGCACGGTCACCCGAACGCGCCGACGGGCGCACCCACCGGAGGCACCGGGGATCGGGCTGCTGCTCGGGGCCGCGGCGCGTTAACGTCACCGTGACCGAGTGAAGGAGTCCGCAAGATGAGCGTGCGCACCCGTGCCGACCTCGACCAGCTGCCCGCCTACGTGGCGGGACGGACCGTGCCCGGTTCGATCAAACTGGCCAGCAACGAGGTCTCCGAGGGCCCGCTGCCGAGCGCGGTGGCGGCCATCAACCAAGCGGCCGCGGAGGTGCACCGGTACCCGGACATGGGTGTCGGCAAGCTGACCGAGGCGCTGGCCGCGCACTACCGGGTGGAGCCGGAGCGGATCGCCGTCGGGTGCGGCTCCGTGGCGCTGTGCGAGCAGCTGGTGCAGGCCACCTGCACCCCCGCGGACGAGGTCGTCTTCCCGTGGCGGTCGTTCGAGGCCTACCCGATCATCACGCAGGTCGTGGGCGCCAAGCAGGTGCGGGTGCCGCTGACCGGGGAGCACGCGCTGGACCTGGAGGCCATGCTCGCCGCGATCACCCCGGCCACCCGGATGGTGTTCGTGTGCACCCCGAACAACCCGACCGGCACGCTGCTGCGCACGGCCGAGCTGGAGTCGTTCCTGGACCGGGTGCCGGAGGACGTGCTGGTGGTCCTGGACGAGGCGTACTTCGAGTTCGTCACCGACCCGGACGCCCCGGACGGCGTGGAGATCACCCGCCGGCGCCCCAACGTGGCGTCGATGCGCACCTTCTCCAAGGCCTACGGCATGGCGGGCCTGCGCGCCGGCTACGCGATCGCGCCGCCGCAGGTGGCGGAAGCGCTGCGCAAGGTGTGCATCCCGTTCAGCGTCAACGCCCTTGCCCAGGTGGCCGCGGTCGCCTCCCTGGCGGCGCAGGACGAACTGCGGAAGCGCTGCGCCGCCGTCGCCTCGGAGCGCGAGCGGGTGCACCGGGAGCTGGTCGCGCTGGGCTACGAGGTGCCGGAGACGCAGGCGAACTTCGTCTGGCTGCCCCTGCGGGAGCGCACCGAGGAGTTCAACGAGCACTGCCTGCAGAACCGCGTGGTGGTCCGCGCGTTCGCGGGCGAGGGGGCGCGCGTGACCATCGGGCAGCCGGAGGAGAACGACGCCTTCCTCGCCGCCGCGAAGTCCTTCGCCTGAGGCGGTCCTACCCGGGGCTGCTGACCACTGGTCGACGCGCGGCTGGTCGAGCGGGGACCAGACCAGGGCGATCCGGTCTCGGGAGACCACGAACGCCATGACCGAGACCGGCCGGCCGTGGGAGCACGACGCCCGGGCTGCCGTTCACCGTGATCGGCTCGACCCGGGCGTGCGGGACCGCGAACGCCGCCGCGCGCTTCGCCACGTCCTGCGGACCGCGGGCCGTGGCGGTCGCGTCCGGTCTCGTGGCCCCACCGTCGGCCCGGAACGTGACCTCGGGGTGCAGCAGCGCGACGAGCGCCTCGAGGTCACCGCGGCGGGACGCCGCGAAGAAGGCGTCGACCCGGTGCGCCGGCGGGCGGGGTCGGTCTCGACCTCGGCCGGTCGCACGGCGTGCACGCGTCCACGGGCGCGGCTGGCGAGCTCGCGGGTCACCTCGGGCGTCCGGCCGAGGATCTCGGCGATCTCGCGGAA
This region of Saccharopolyspora hordei genomic DNA includes:
- the hisC gene encoding histidinol-phosphate transaminase, which produces MSVRTRADLDQLPAYVAGRTVPGSIKLASNEVSEGPLPSAVAAINQAAAEVHRYPDMGVGKLTEALAAHYRVEPERIAVGCGSVALCEQLVQATCTPADEVVFPWRSFEAYPIITQVVGAKQVRVPLTGEHALDLEAMLAAITPATRMVFVCTPNNPTGTLLRTAELESFLDRVPEDVLVVLDEAYFEFVTDPDAPDGVEITRRRPNVASMRTFSKAYGMAGLRAGYAIAPPQVAEALRKVCIPFSVNALAQVAAVASLAAQDELRKRCAAVASERERVHRELVALGYEVPETQANFVWLPLRERTEEFNEHCLQNRVVVRAFAGEGARVTIGQPEENDAFLAAAKSFA